One segment of Rhodanobacter thiooxydans DNA contains the following:
- a CDS encoding TonB-dependent receptor, which translates to MRLLPLSLALLAILGSPRAFADASADQAKLLPGVNVQATHPGDYRVPDATSATRIDAALRDVPQTVNVVPASVLRDQHATSIQDALKNVPGVGFSTGDGQRDQVSIRGFTAIADQFVDGLRDDALYFRDLSNIERIEVLKGPASVLYGRGSSGGLINRITRQPGTDGGQLALSYGSWADRRGELDIGRRFGDAGSAWRLTGAIEDANGYRDPQFLNRRAVAPSVLLRPGSNTTLLLQADYLKDRRVTDFGIPAWHGRPVDVPRGTYYGAANARDVDTSESTVSSTTATLTHAFSDDLTLRNATRWYDYKLDRNNTLPGSVNENARTVSLNRSNVDRHEHGWFNQTELSQHLAGDTLSHELLYGLELGRQDKAQLNRSASGVAMVDLFHPVLPVLPLQVARAPAADNLGIFDTSAVYLQDLLSLGSQWKALLGVRYDRFRQRTENHLPGQRNLARTDKVLSPRVGVVWQPSAMQSYYVSWSRSFQPSGEAFALAASNADIAPERTHNTEVGAKYDLLDGRVTFNAAIFELERSGIKATDPVTQKVLPIGTQRTRGVELSAAADLTDGWRLLAGYALLDARVTRSVAMDAGRPVQGKRATLTPRNSGNLWVTRAFAEHWQLGGGLNLVGARQANPGNTVTLPGYVTADLMAQYRTGPLSLQLNLTNLFDTRYIVSAHGTSPNLNLPGAPRGANLTLHYQF; encoded by the coding sequence ATGCGCCTGCTGCCTCTCTCCCTCGCCCTGCTCGCCATCCTGGGCTCGCCCCGGGCCTTTGCCGACGCTTCCGCCGACCAGGCCAAACTGCTGCCCGGCGTCAACGTGCAGGCCACGCATCCCGGCGATTACCGCGTGCCGGACGCCACCAGCGCCACCAGGATCGACGCCGCCCTGCGCGACGTGCCGCAGACGGTGAACGTGGTGCCGGCCAGCGTGCTGCGCGACCAGCACGCCACGTCGATCCAGGATGCACTGAAGAACGTGCCCGGCGTCGGTTTCTCGACCGGTGACGGCCAGCGCGACCAGGTTTCCATCCGCGGCTTCACCGCCATCGCGGACCAGTTTGTCGACGGCCTGCGCGACGACGCGTTGTACTTCCGCGACCTCTCCAACATCGAGCGCATCGAGGTGCTGAAGGGGCCGGCGTCGGTGCTGTACGGACGCGGCTCGTCGGGCGGCCTGATCAATCGCATCACCCGGCAGCCGGGCACCGATGGCGGCCAGCTCGCACTCAGCTATGGCAGCTGGGCCGATCGTCGCGGCGAGCTGGACATCGGCCGGCGCTTCGGCGACGCCGGCAGCGCGTGGCGCCTCACCGGCGCGATCGAGGATGCCAACGGCTATCGCGACCCGCAGTTCCTCAATCGCCGCGCCGTGGCTCCCTCGGTGCTGCTGCGTCCCGGCAGCAACACCACGCTGCTGCTGCAGGCCGATTACCTGAAGGACCGCCGCGTCACCGATTTCGGCATTCCGGCCTGGCACGGGCGCCCGGTCGACGTGCCGAGGGGAACCTACTACGGCGCGGCCAATGCGCGCGATGTCGACACCAGCGAGTCGACGGTGAGCTCGACCACGGCGACCCTGACCCACGCCTTCAGCGACGACCTGACGCTGCGCAACGCCACGCGCTGGTACGACTACAAGCTCGACCGCAACAACACGCTGCCGGGCAGCGTCAACGAGAACGCGCGAACCGTTTCGCTCAACCGCTCCAACGTGGACCGACACGAGCACGGCTGGTTCAACCAGACCGAACTCAGCCAGCATCTGGCCGGCGACACGCTCAGCCATGAGCTGCTCTACGGCCTGGAGCTGGGGCGGCAGGACAAGGCCCAGCTCAATCGCAGCGCCAGTGGCGTGGCCATGGTCGACCTGTTCCATCCGGTGCTGCCGGTACTGCCGCTGCAGGTGGCTCGCGCGCCGGCTGCCGACAACCTCGGCATCTTCGACACCAGCGCCGTCTACCTGCAGGATCTGCTGAGCCTGGGCTCGCAGTGGAAAGCCCTGCTGGGCGTGCGCTACGACCGCTTCCGCCAACGGACGGAAAACCATCTGCCGGGCCAGCGGAACCTCGCGCGCACCGACAAGGTACTGAGTCCGCGCGTGGGCGTGGTCTGGCAGCCTTCGGCCATGCAGTCCTACTACGTGTCCTGGAGTCGTTCGTTCCAGCCGTCCGGCGAGGCGTTCGCTCTCGCGGCGAGCAATGCGGACATCGCCCCCGAGCGCACGCACAACACCGAGGTCGGGGCGAAATACGACCTGCTGGACGGGCGCGTCACCTTCAACGCCGCGATCTTCGAGCTGGAGCGCAGCGGCATCAAGGCCACCGATCCGGTCACGCAGAAAGTGCTGCCGATCGGCACGCAACGCACGCGTGGCGTCGAGCTCAGCGCTGCCGCGGACCTGACGGATGGCTGGCGCCTGCTCGCCGGCTACGCCTTGCTGGATGCACGCGTCACCCGTTCCGTGGCGATGGACGCCGGGCGCCCTGTGCAGGGCAAGCGCGCCACCCTCACTCCCCGCAACAGCGGCAACCTGTGGGTCACCCGCGCGTTCGCGGAGCACTGGCAGCTGGGCGGCGGCCTGAACCTGGTCGGTGCGCGACAGGCCAACCCGGGCAACACGGTGACCCTGCCCGGCTACGTGACCGCCGACCTCATGGCGCAGTACCGCACCGGGCCGCTCTCGCTGCAGCTCAACCTGACCAACCTGTTCGACACGCGCTACATCGTGTCCGCCCACGGCACCAGCCCGAACCTCAACCTGCCGGGCGCACCGCGTGGCGCGAACCTCACCCTGCACTACCAGTTCTAG